One Methanobacterium alcaliphilum DNA segment encodes these proteins:
- the guaB gene encoding IMP dehydrogenase: MYSKKLKEAEIGYTFDDFLLMPRPSEVESKDVATKSRVSRNYEINVPIISSAMDTVTEYEMAIALAQEGGLGVIHRNMSIKQQVEQVKKVKRSGDMTIRDVITISPDSSLREAHQIMDQEEVSGLPVVENEEVVGIISRRDIKPILNSEAQKKVKEIMTSEVVTVNESTTPTEAMDIAYENKVERLPVVRDGKIVGIVTIKDILERKKYPNASRDEKGRFVVAAATGPFDLDRAMALDEAGAEIIAIDSAHGHNLNLVKSSKTIKENINADLLVGNIATKEAAEDLIAQGVDGLKVGIGPGSMCTTRIIAGVGVPQLTAISEVAEVASEYGVPVIADGGLRYSGDVAKAIAVGADVVMMGNLLAGTYEAPGEVVVMNGRKYKQYRGMGSLGAMTGGIGAGTDRYFQEVKGPMKHTKLVPEGVEGVVPYRGTVSEVIFQLVGGLRASMGYCGAENIAAMKEKAKLVRITSSGIKESHPHDLLITNESPNYPTLE, from the coding sequence ATGTATTCTAAAAAGTTAAAAGAGGCAGAAATTGGATATACTTTCGATGATTTTTTGTTAATGCCCCGTCCATCGGAAGTAGAATCAAAAGACGTGGCTACTAAAAGTCGAGTCTCTAGAAATTATGAAATTAATGTACCTATCATTAGTTCTGCCATGGATACTGTAACTGAATATGAAATGGCAATAGCACTGGCTCAAGAAGGTGGCCTAGGTGTAATCCATCGAAATATGAGTATTAAACAGCAGGTTGAACAGGTCAAAAAAGTTAAAAGATCCGGCGATATGACTATCCGAGATGTGATAACTATCAGCCCTGATTCTTCATTACGAGAAGCTCATCAAATAATGGATCAAGAAGAAGTCAGTGGACTGCCTGTAGTTGAAAATGAAGAGGTAGTGGGTATTATAAGCCGAAGGGATATAAAGCCTATTCTTAATTCTGAAGCACAGAAAAAAGTAAAAGAAATAATGACCTCGGAAGTAGTTACTGTCAATGAATCAACTACCCCTACTGAAGCCATGGACATTGCTTACGAAAATAAGGTGGAAAGGCTCCCCGTTGTTAGAGATGGCAAAATAGTGGGAATTGTAACTATAAAAGACATACTTGAACGTAAAAAATATCCAAATGCTTCTAGAGATGAAAAAGGAAGGTTTGTTGTTGCAGCTGCTACAGGACCTTTTGATTTAGATCGTGCCATGGCCCTTGATGAAGCCGGAGCTGAAATAATTGCTATAGATAGTGCACACGGCCACAACCTTAATCTAGTCAAATCCTCAAAAACCATAAAAGAGAATATAAATGCCGATCTTCTGGTTGGAAATATTGCAACTAAAGAAGCTGCTGAAGACTTAATTGCACAGGGCGTGGATGGTCTTAAAGTAGGAATTGGTCCCGGATCAATGTGTACCACGAGAATAATTGCAGGAGTAGGTGTTCCCCAATTAACAGCAATATCTGAAGTCGCTGAAGTTGCATCAGAATATGGTGTTCCTGTAATTGCAGATGGTGGCTTAAGGTACTCTGGAGATGTTGCTAAAGCTATTGCTGTAGGTGCAGATGTAGTAATGATGGGTAACCTTTTAGCAGGAACTTATGAAGCCCCAGGCGAAGTAGTTGTAATGAACGGGCGAAAATATAAGCAATATCGTGGAATGGGATCATTAGGTGCTATGACTGGAGGTATTGGTGCTGGAACAGATAGATACTTCCAGGAAGTCAAAGGTCCAATGAAGCACACTAAATTAGTACCTGAAGGAGTAGAAGGAGTGGTCCCTTACAGAGGCACAGTTAGTGAAGTGATATTCCAATTAGTTGGTGGGCTTAGAGCTTCCATGGGTTACTGTGGTGCGGAAAATATTGCTGCAATGAAAGAAAAAGCCAAATTAGTGAGAATTACCTCTAGTGGTATTAAAGAAAGCCACCCACACGACCTTTTAATCACTAATGAAAGTCCTAACTACCCTACTTTAGAATAA